One Spinacia oleracea cultivar Varoflay chromosome 4, BTI_SOV_V1, whole genome shotgun sequence DNA segment encodes these proteins:
- the LOC130471885 gene encoding uncharacterized protein — protein MEADGEPFRTFWSLAELQKAFAAIRADEEAIEIWLQTDFEENRDQTPAMEDDTHASVTVIVDAIRGAGVSAQQRVRLFLLALDPGSPGTELDRDLEFLRRRNRDKEPGADGKIWRAWCLTVHSISQDCGAIALNYETGLSFLKASTNGLFIACFVSLALLVGLPRYGVYVAFSPVSDNVATASADRTAKLWNTDGTLLRTFEGHLDRLARISFHPSGKYLGTTSFDKTWRLWDIESGAELLLQEGHSRSVYAISFHPDGSLLASCGLDSLTRVWDLRTGRSILALEGHIKPVNFFSCH, from the exons ATGGAG GCTGATGGAGAGCCGTTTCGCACCTTCTGGTCCTTGGCGGAGCTTCAGAAGGCTTTTGCAGCCATTCGTGCTGACGAGGAGGCCATAGAGATCTGGTTGCAGACAGACTTCGAGGAGAACAgggatcaaaccccggctatgg aggaCGACACCCATGCTTCCGTGACGGTGATTGTGGATGCTATCCGTGGTGCGGGTGTGTCTGCACAGCAAAGGGTTAGGCTGTTCCTCTTAGCTTTG GATCCTGGTTCCCCTGGaacagagctggatcgggatctggagtTCCTTAGGAGGCGAAACAGGGACAAGGAGCCT GGTGCTGATGGAAAG ATATGGAGAGCATGGTGCTTAACTGTGCATTCAATTAGCCAGGATTGCGGGGCCATTGCCCTAAATTATGAGACTGGTTTGTCATTTTTGAAGGCAAGTACTAATGGTCTGTTTATTGCTTGTTTTGTTTCTTTAGCTCTGTTAGTGGGGTTGCCAAGATATGGAGTATATGTTGCATTTTCTCCTGTAAGTGACAATGTAGCAACTGCCTCAGCTGATCGTACTGCAAAGTTGTGGAACACAGATGGCACTTTATTGAGAACATTTGAAGGTCATTTAGACCGCCTAGCTCGTATTTCCTTCCATCCATCTGGGAAGTACTTGGGCACTACAAGTTTTGACAAAACTTGGCGTTTGTGGGATATCGAAAGTGGTGCTGAGTTGCTTCTTCAAGAAGGCCATAGCAGGAGTGTTTATGCCATATCTTTCCATCCGGATGGATCATTGTTAGCATCATGTGGACTGGATTCTCTTACACGTGTCTGGGATCTTCGAACAGGGAGAAGTATTCTTGCTTTGGAAGGCCACATCAAACCTGTAAATTTCTTCTCTTGTCATTAA